In Priestia megaterium NBRC 15308 = ATCC 14581, the following proteins share a genomic window:
- the fliQ gene encoding flagellar biosynthesis protein FliQ, with amino-acid sequence MNGEFVISLAEKGVYTILIVSGPLLLLALVVGLIISIFQATTQIQEQTLAFVPKIVAVLVGIVFFGPWMLSKMISFTYEIFSNLYRYVG; translated from the coding sequence ATGAATGGAGAATTTGTCATTTCGTTAGCAGAAAAAGGCGTATATACGATCTTAATTGTATCTGGCCCTTTATTGCTGCTGGCCCTTGTAGTTGGGCTCATTATTAGTATTTTTCAAGCAACTACCCAAATTCAAGAGCAAACACTTGCTTTTGTTCCTAAGATTGTAGCGGTCTTAGTAGGGATTGTATTTTTTGGTCCGTGGATGTTATCAAAAATGATTTCATTTACATATGAAATTTTTTCAAATCTGTATCGGTACGTAGGATAG
- the fliP gene encoding flagellar type III secretion system pore protein FliP (The bacterial flagellar biogenesis protein FliP forms a type III secretion system (T3SS)-type pore required for flagellar assembly.), with protein MNEVMNLFNSSSPTNISTSVQLLLLLTVFSVAPGILIMMTCFTRIVIVLSFVRTSLGTQQMPPNQILVGLSLFLTFFIMAPTFSQVNEQALQPLLKEKITLNQAYEKAAEPMKEFMSAHTRQKDLALFLEYADIDKPSSVQDIPLTALVPAYAISELKTAFQIGFMIFIPFLIIDMIIASVLMSMGMMMLPPVMISLPFKILLFVLVDGWNLVVKSLLISFQ; from the coding sequence ATGAATGAAGTGATGAATCTCTTTAACTCGAGCAGTCCTACAAATATTTCAACGTCTGTCCAGCTTTTGTTGCTGCTGACGGTGTTTTCGGTAGCTCCTGGAATTTTAATTATGATGACCTGCTTTACACGAATTGTCATTGTGCTGTCATTTGTACGTACATCGCTCGGGACACAGCAAATGCCTCCTAATCAAATATTAGTTGGTTTATCGCTGTTTTTAACGTTTTTTATTATGGCGCCAACTTTTTCTCAGGTAAATGAACAGGCGCTTCAGCCGCTTTTAAAAGAAAAAATCACGCTGAATCAAGCCTATGAAAAAGCAGCTGAACCGATGAAAGAATTTATGAGTGCCCATACAAGACAAAAAGATTTAGCTCTTTTTTTAGAATATGCGGATATAGATAAACCATCCTCTGTTCAAGATATTCCCTTAACCGCGCTCGTTCCGGCTTATGCAATCAGTGAGCTAAAGACAGCCTTTCAAATTGGATTTATGATTTTTATTCCTTTTCTTATTATCGATATGATTATAGCAAGCGTGCTGATGTCTATGGGAATGATGATGCTTCCTCCCGTTATGATTTCGCTCCCGTTTAAAATTTTACTATTTGTACTGGTTGACGGCTGGAATTTAGTTGTTAAATCATTATTAATAAGTTTTCAATAG
- a CDS encoding flagellar biosynthetic protein FliO codes for MLRKFVIAALLISVLAGSNQIVYAESRSASVKECLEKTEKCSESESTDSKEKTELQGTPTLSAGDIVKMIFAFLLVIGLLFALLKFVNKKGRLLQKNKVVQNLGGTNVGSSKSVQVVKVGNQLFIIGVGENVQLLSEITGQEKQQLLTQYEEQQKNESEYKVVLPSFLEKLTSKKEEKSSHSFQQLFQREMNEMKIKRQNVLKELERNKKNDE; via the coding sequence TTGCTGCGAAAGTTCGTAATTGCTGCGCTGTTAATAAGCGTATTAGCAGGATCAAATCAAATCGTCTATGCAGAAAGTAGATCTGCATCCGTAAAAGAATGTTTGGAAAAAACGGAGAAGTGTTCAGAGAGTGAGAGTACTGATTCAAAAGAAAAAACTGAACTCCAGGGGACGCCTACGCTTTCAGCTGGAGATATCGTGAAGATGATATTCGCGTTTTTACTTGTAATTGGGCTGCTTTTTGCGCTCTTAAAATTTGTAAATAAAAAAGGAAGGCTGCTGCAAAAAAATAAAGTAGTACAAAACTTGGGTGGTACAAATGTTGGAAGCAGCAAATCTGTACAAGTAGTTAAAGTTGGAAATCAGCTTTTTATTATCGGAGTCGGTGAAAATGTGCAGCTTCTTTCAGAAATTACAGGGCAAGAGAAACAGCAGCTGCTCACGCAGTATGAGGAACAACAGAAAAACGAGAGCGAATATAAAGTCGTACTACCGTCTTTTTTAGAAAAATTGACTTCTAAAAAAGAAGAGAAATCTAGTCATTCTTTTCAGCAGCTTTTTCAGCGAGAAATGAATGAAATGAAAATAAAAAGGCAAAACGTACTGAAAGAGTTAGAAAGGAACAAAAAGAACGATGAATGA
- a CDS encoding response regulator: MGNRILIVDDAAFMRMMIKDILTKNGYEVVAEAADGQQAVELFKEHAPDLVTMDITMPEMDGITALKEIKTIKGDAKVIMCSAMGQQAMVIDAIQAGAKDFIVKPFQADRVLEAISKAIG, encoded by the coding sequence ATGGGAAACCGAATTTTAATTGTAGATGATGCTGCATTCATGCGCATGATGATCAAAGATATTTTAACGAAAAATGGATATGAAGTAGTAGCGGAAGCGGCAGATGGCCAGCAGGCTGTGGAGTTATTTAAAGAGCATGCACCAGATCTTGTCACAATGGATATTACAATGCCTGAAATGGATGGAATTACGGCCTTAAAAGAAATTAAAACCATAAAAGGTGATGCTAAGGTGATTATGTGTTCAGCCATGGGCCAGCAGGCAATGGTGATTGATGCTATTCAAGCAGGGGCAAAAGATTTTATCGTTAAGCCTTTTCAAGCAGATCGTGTATTAGAGGCAATTTCAAAAGCAATTGGATAA
- the fliY gene encoding flagellar motor switch phosphatase FliY — translation MNDDMLSQDEIDALLKGTSSLDEFSEPNKSSQVDDYFTEMEKDALGEIGNISFGSSATALSALLNQKVDITTPFVSLVYKEELTNEFPNPHVAVQVQYTEGFSGTNLLVIKHEDAAVISDLMLGGTGENPTEIMDEIKLSAVQEAMNQMMGSAATSMSTVFQKKIDISPPSLDILNIQKGEGTELIPQDDVFVKVSFNLKVGTLIDSNIMQLLSIPFAKSLVEELLIPNSEDTAASIEKESDLNGKQTEPPAAEDIQHEETQQAESVHVPVDVQPASFSEFEHMSSPQGDSRNLDMLLDIPLQVTVELGRTKRTVQEILALSSGAIIELDKLAGEPVDILINSKLIAKGEVVVIDENFGVRVTDIISQRDRINKLK, via the coding sequence ATGAACGATGACATGCTTTCGCAAGATGAAATTGATGCGTTGTTAAAAGGAACTTCTTCACTTGACGAGTTTTCAGAGCCGAATAAGTCAAGTCAAGTAGACGATTACTTTACGGAAATGGAAAAAGACGCGCTTGGCGAAATTGGAAATATTTCGTTTGGCAGTTCAGCAACAGCGCTATCGGCTTTATTGAATCAAAAAGTCGATATTACCACACCGTTTGTATCGCTCGTATATAAAGAAGAGCTGACGAATGAATTTCCAAATCCTCATGTCGCTGTGCAAGTTCAGTATACAGAAGGCTTTTCTGGTACGAATTTGTTAGTTATTAAACATGAAGATGCAGCTGTTATTTCAGATTTGATGCTTGGTGGAACGGGTGAGAATCCGACGGAAATCATGGATGAAATTAAGCTGAGTGCAGTGCAGGAAGCGATGAATCAAATGATGGGTTCTGCAGCGACGTCTATGTCCACGGTATTTCAAAAGAAAATTGATATCTCTCCGCCGAGTTTAGATATTTTAAATATTCAAAAAGGGGAAGGTACAGAGCTGATTCCCCAAGATGACGTCTTTGTAAAGGTCTCTTTTAATTTGAAGGTAGGCACATTAATCGATTCGAATATTATGCAGCTTTTATCTATACCGTTCGCAAAAAGTTTGGTCGAAGAGCTCTTAATTCCAAATTCAGAAGATACGGCAGCTTCTATTGAAAAAGAATCAGATCTTAACGGAAAGCAAACAGAACCGCCGGCAGCTGAAGACATACAGCATGAAGAAACACAGCAGGCAGAATCTGTTCATGTACCAGTTGATGTTCAGCCCGCATCGTTTTCAGAGTTCGAGCACATGTCTTCTCCTCAAGGGGATTCACGAAATTTAGACATGCTGCTTGATATCCCGCTTCAAGTTACCGTGGAGCTTGGAAGAACTAAGCGAACGGTTCAAGAGATTTTAGCATTATCTTCTGGTGCAATCATTGAACTTGATAAACTAGCAGGCGAACCAGTAGATATCTTAATTAATAGCAAATTAATAGCAAAAGGCGAAGTGGTCGTCATTGACGAGAATTTTGGCGTTCGCGTAACCGATATTATTAGTCAAAGAGACCGTATTAACAAACTAAAGTAA
- the fliM gene encoding flagellar motor switch protein FliM, translating to MAGDVLSQNEIDALLSALSTGEMDADELKKENKKQRIRTYDFKRALRFSKDQIRSLTRIHENYARMLINVFSAQLRNVVQVSVVSVDQIPYEEFIRSVPKVTILNVIAVPPLEGHIIMEVNPNIAYAMLDRLLGGQGESGGKISNLTEIETSLVRNLLEKTLDSMREAWSSIAEIEPETSEFEVNPQFLQVISPNEIVIVISLNVQIGDETGMINLCIPHVTLEPIVSKLSVHYWMQSSKKEPNVQEVEQLKEQINGAELQVVAELGKADISIEDFLALDAGDVIRLQTSVHNPLTIYVGEQPKFIAQPGKVRRKVAVQILDDVKRRNERNER from the coding sequence GTGGCTGGGGATGTATTATCACAAAATGAAATTGATGCCCTATTATCCGCGTTATCAACCGGAGAGATGGATGCGGATGAGCTAAAAAAAGAAAATAAAAAACAGCGTATTCGTACATATGATTTTAAACGCGCCCTGCGTTTTTCAAAAGATCAGATTCGCAGTTTGACGCGAATTCATGAAAATTATGCGCGCATGCTCATCAATGTCTTTTCGGCGCAGCTTCGTAACGTTGTACAAGTGTCCGTTGTATCAGTAGATCAAATTCCGTATGAGGAGTTCATTCGCTCTGTTCCGAAAGTAACCATCTTAAATGTGATAGCCGTCCCTCCTTTAGAAGGGCATATCATTATGGAAGTCAATCCGAACATTGCCTATGCGATGCTTGACCGCTTGCTCGGGGGACAAGGCGAGAGCGGTGGGAAAATTAGTAACTTAACGGAAATTGAAACGAGCTTGGTTCGAAACTTGTTAGAGAAAACGTTAGATAGTATGAGAGAAGCTTGGAGTTCTATTGCGGAAATTGAACCTGAAACATCAGAGTTTGAAGTGAACCCTCAGTTTTTGCAGGTAATTTCACCAAATGAAATTGTCATCGTCATTTCATTAAACGTACAAATTGGAGATGAAACGGGCATGATCAATCTATGTATTCCGCACGTGACGCTTGAGCCTATCGTGTCCAAACTGTCCGTTCATTACTGGATGCAATCTTCGAAAAAAGAACCTAATGTACAAGAGGTTGAGCAGCTAAAGGAACAAATCAATGGTGCGGAATTGCAGGTTGTAGCCGAGCTAGGAAAAGCGGATATTTCAATTGAAGATTTCCTAGCATTAGATGCAGGAGATGTTATTCGACTGCAAACAAGCGTTCATAATCCGTTAACTATTTACGTCGGAGAACAACCTAAATTTATTGCACAGCCTGGAAAAGTCAGGCGGAAAGTTGCTGTGCAAATTCTAGATGATGTTAAGAGGAGGAACGAAAGGAATGAACGATGA
- the fliL gene encoding flagellar basal body-associated protein FliL produces the protein MFKNKLISKMIIIMLSLTLIGSIAVIVTLKYTEQASTEKGPSIDDVIKASVDVTDIKTNLKSNNYISISFKIQMDSKKAAAELQKRDFQVRDIIIKRLSDMSAQDFEGTQGLSTLETDIAKQIDQLMENGHVVKIYTTSKVLQ, from the coding sequence GTGTTTAAAAATAAGCTAATTAGTAAGATGATTATTATCATGCTTTCTCTTACTTTAATAGGAAGCATTGCTGTTATCGTGACGCTAAAGTATACAGAGCAGGCAAGTACTGAAAAAGGTCCATCTATCGACGATGTGATTAAAGCTTCTGTAGATGTAACGGATATTAAAACAAATCTAAAAAGCAATAACTACATCAGCATCTCTTTTAAAATTCAAATGGATAGTAAAAAAGCAGCGGCAGAGCTTCAAAAAAGAGATTTTCAAGTAAGAGACATTATTATCAAAAGGCTCTCAGATATGAGTGCTCAAGATTTTGAAGGAACGCAAGGGCTCAGCACGTTAGAAACAGATATTGCAAAGCAAATTGATCAATTAATGGAAAACGGACATGTTGTTAAAATTTATACAACGTCTAAAGTGTTGCAGTAA
- a CDS encoding flagellar FlbD family protein: protein MITLTRLNGKTFTLNALYIEQVEAFPDTTITLTNNKKLVVKDSVEEVNEKVTGYYQRINVLGLQQTTEE from the coding sequence ATGATCACTTTAACAAGGCTAAACGGCAAAACATTTACGTTAAACGCACTCTACATCGAGCAGGTTGAAGCATTTCCTGATACGACCATTACGCTAACGAATAACAAAAAGCTAGTGGTAAAGGATTCAGTTGAAGAAGTGAATGAGAAAGTGACGGGCTATTATCAGCGAATTAACGTATTAGGGCTGCAGCAAACGACGGAGGAATAA
- the flgG gene encoding flagellar basal body rod protein FlgG: MLRSMYSGISGMKNFQTKLDVLGNNIANVNTYGYKKGRTTFQDLVSQQVAGATAPGANRGGVNAKQVGLGSQIGTIDTVQTAGSIQSTGRPLDLAISGDGYFVVRDGVTNYYTRAGNFYLDSSGNLVTGDGLYVQKTGGGNINIPSTSKSYSIGADGKVNIIDANGNISSNQTVELAKFANNEGLQKAGGNLFAQSVNSGGPLVGAPGANGTGSFVSSALEMSNVDLSEEFTDMIVAQRGFQANTRIITTSDEILQELVNLKR; the protein is encoded by the coding sequence ATGTTACGTTCGATGTATTCAGGAATCAGCGGCATGAAAAATTTTCAAACTAAATTAGATGTCCTAGGAAATAACATTGCCAACGTTAATACATACGGCTATAAAAAAGGACGTACAACGTTTCAAGATTTAGTAAGTCAGCAGGTAGCAGGAGCAACAGCACCGGGAGCTAACCGTGGAGGTGTTAATGCTAAACAAGTCGGATTAGGTTCGCAAATTGGCACAATTGATACAGTTCAAACGGCAGGAAGCATTCAGTCAACGGGGCGTCCGCTTGATTTAGCTATTTCTGGAGACGGTTATTTTGTAGTAAGAGATGGAGTCACAAATTATTATACAAGAGCGGGGAATTTTTATTTAGATAGCAGCGGTAATTTGGTAACGGGTGATGGACTGTACGTGCAAAAAACTGGAGGAGGGAATATAAATATTCCTTCAACAAGTAAGAGCTACAGTATAGGAGCAGATGGAAAGGTTAACATCATAGATGCTAACGGGAACATCTCCAGTAATCAAACTGTCGAACTTGCTAAATTTGCAAATAATGAAGGACTGCAAAAAGCAGGGGGGAATTTATTTGCTCAAAGCGTAAACTCAGGAGGTCCTTTAGTAGGAGCTCCAGGAGCCAACGGCACAGGAAGCTTCGTCTCAAGCGCCCTTGAAATGTCCAACGTTGATTTATCGGAAGAATTCACGGATATGATTGTTGCACAGCGCGGATTTCAAGCGAACACAAGAATTATTACAACATCCGATGAAATACTGCAAGAGCTAGTGAATCTAAAACGATAG
- the flgD gene encoding flagellar hook assembly protein FlgD has protein sequence MTNEITSDLYLSNRDTPVKQTGNSSLGKDDFLKLLIAQLQNQDPMNPMQDKDFIAQMAQFSSLEQMTNMSTSLNTFLTQSQASPILKGSELIGKTAAWLDEEGNKKQGVILTASVKNNEISFTINDENHTVLSLNDILEVSS, from the coding sequence ATGACAAATGAAATTACGTCTGACTTGTATTTAAGCAATAGGGACACACCAGTGAAGCAAACGGGAAACAGCTCGCTTGGCAAAGATGACTTTTTGAAGCTTTTGATTGCGCAGCTTCAAAATCAAGATCCAATGAATCCAATGCAAGACAAAGACTTTATTGCTCAAATGGCTCAGTTTTCATCCCTTGAACAAATGACAAATATGAGCACATCGCTCAATACGTTTTTAACGCAGTCTCAGGCTTCTCCTATTTTAAAAGGAAGCGAATTAATTGGTAAAACCGCTGCATGGTTAGATGAAGAAGGAAATAAAAAGCAAGGAGTTATTTTAACAGCATCCGTCAAAAACAATGAGATATCGTTTACGATCAACGATGAAAATCATACGGTACTTTCGCTAAACGATATCTTAGAAGTAAGCAGTTAA
- a CDS encoding flagellar hook-length control protein FliK has protein sequence MEISLRPAAASKVNCNEKAAVIQTQGFFEEVVQQLKQLDAQPLTRGEKSSDKQTVDQDVFKAVGLMAIQLSEAEDEEDEPSVLYEHLAEMISSIPGSLDLEQPLLKLQHVLTDMQHAPVSPETDSQEQYLTSISTLLELCKNTSAVFQTEFAQLMEELQKPQLQSVKLSDLQLEGLQKTAAEKIEKIHKQPRVLTDTLHEKRSADFFAVVQAAPKSSVRDMTAFHKEEKVPLLNQLPWKKDVILRNESMDRDSSKKDSEISFTANTAEATLENNPSSFKSNEVPKVQEFSIDLRQVKSGHQQSDNLLNELQKIWSKASLSIEERTSKLSIKLLPKQLGTISIEVLQQENETVAQMVVSSAKTKELLDASLFSLRQALASQHVSVDQVDVAAVGAAPESSMTDMNAFGKEEKGSQFSIELRQAKSDHQQSSDLVNELQKIWSKASISIEERASKLSIKLLPKQLGTISIEVLQQKNETTAQVVVSSAKTKELLDASLFRLRQALTSQHVSVDQVDVVAVQAAPESSVKDMTAFAKEEKVPQFSIDLGKVKLDHQQSSDLVNELQKIWSKASLSAEERRSKLFVTLLPKQLGTISIEVLQQKNETTAQVVVSSVKTKELLDANLFRLRQALTSQHVSVDQVGVDAVHTASESSVRNMTAFRKEEKIPFFNQLPWKKDVVLHSESIDTNSSLKNSESSAVTNTTGATVENQPSSFGSGEMPKLQQFSIYLGQAKSDYQQSSNLVNELEKIWSKASISTEEGTSKLFIKLFPKQLGAISIEMLQKDSETVARIVVSSAKTKELLDANLSTLRHGLASQHVSIDKIDVLLSEQAMSYNNENDQQKERQEKEAFKKEEDQDSQQLEESDSFLSSFEAALINYNV, from the coding sequence GTGGAAATTTCACTACGTCCAGCAGCTGCATCAAAGGTAAACTGCAATGAAAAAGCAGCTGTTATTCAGACTCAGGGTTTTTTTGAAGAAGTTGTTCAGCAGCTTAAGCAGCTAGATGCGCAGCCTTTAACGCGCGGGGAGAAATCATCCGATAAACAAACGGTAGATCAAGACGTCTTCAAGGCGGTCGGGTTAATGGCAATTCAGTTAAGCGAAGCAGAAGATGAAGAGGATGAACCATCTGTCTTGTACGAACATCTAGCCGAGATGATCAGTAGTATTCCAGGTAGTCTAGATTTGGAACAGCCGCTTCTAAAGCTGCAGCACGTGTTAACAGACATGCAGCATGCACCTGTTTCACCTGAAACAGACAGTCAAGAACAGTATTTAACTTCTATTTCTACTTTGCTGGAACTATGTAAAAATACGTCAGCTGTTTTTCAAACAGAGTTTGCTCAGCTGATGGAAGAACTACAAAAACCGCAGCTGCAGTCAGTGAAGCTTTCGGATCTGCAGCTTGAGGGTTTGCAGAAAACTGCTGCTGAAAAAATAGAGAAAATTCATAAACAACCACGTGTATTAACCGATACCTTACATGAAAAGCGCTCAGCTGATTTCTTCGCCGTTGTTCAAGCAGCCCCAAAAAGTTCTGTAAGAGATATGACCGCTTTTCATAAAGAGGAAAAAGTGCCGCTTTTGAATCAGCTTCCATGGAAAAAAGATGTGATTTTACGTAACGAAAGTATGGATAGGGATAGTTCAAAAAAGGATAGTGAAATTTCTTTCACTGCTAACACGGCCGAGGCGACCTTAGAAAATAATCCATCATCTTTTAAATCTAATGAAGTACCTAAGGTCCAAGAATTTTCTATTGATCTAAGGCAAGTAAAATCTGGTCATCAACAGTCTGACAACCTGTTAAATGAGCTGCAAAAAATATGGAGTAAAGCTTCGCTCAGTATTGAAGAGAGAACATCTAAGCTTTCTATTAAGTTATTGCCAAAGCAGCTAGGTACGATTTCAATTGAAGTGCTTCAGCAAGAAAATGAAACGGTTGCGCAAATGGTTGTATCCTCAGCGAAAACAAAAGAGCTGTTAGACGCCAGCCTTTTCAGTTTACGACAAGCTCTTGCGTCTCAGCATGTATCGGTTGATCAAGTGGATGTGGCCGCTGTTGGAGCGGCTCCAGAAAGTTCTATGACAGATATGAACGCTTTTGGTAAAGAAGAAAAAGGGTCGCAGTTTTCTATTGAGTTAAGGCAAGCAAAATCAGACCATCAGCAGTCTAGCGATTTGGTAAACGAGCTGCAAAAAATATGGAGTAAAGCATCGATCAGTATTGAAGAGAGAGCATCTAAGCTTTCTATTAAGTTATTGCCAAAGCAGCTAGGTACGATTTCAATTGAAGTGCTTCAGCAAAAAAATGAAACGACTGCGCAAGTGGTTGTATCCTCAGCGAAAACAAAAGAGCTGTTAGACGCCAGCCTTTTCAGATTACGACAAGCTCTCACGTCTCAGCATGTATCGGTTGATCAAGTCGATGTGGTTGCTGTTCAAGCAGCTCCAGAAAGTTCTGTAAAAGATATGACCGCTTTTGCTAAAGAAGAAAAAGTGCCGCAGTTTTCTATTGATTTAGGGAAAGTGAAATTAGACCATCAACAGTCTAGTGATCTAGTAAACGAGCTGCAAAAAATATGGAGTAAAGCTTCGCTCAGTGCTGAAGAGAGAAGATCCAAGCTTTTCGTTACGTTATTGCCAAAGCAGCTAGGTACGATTTCAATTGAAGTGCTTCAGCAAAAAAATGAAACGACTGCGCAAGTGGTTGTATCCTCAGTGAAAACAAAAGAGCTGTTAGATGCTAACCTTTTTAGATTACGACAAGCTCTCACGTCTCAGCATGTATCGGTTGATCAAGTTGGTGTGGACGCTGTTCATACAGCTTCAGAAAGTTCTGTGAGAAATATGACCGCTTTTCGTAAAGAAGAAAAAATACCGTTTTTCAATCAGCTTCCATGGAAAAAAGATGTGGTATTACACAGCGAAAGTATAGATACAAATAGCTCTTTAAAAAATAGCGAAAGTTCTGCAGTTACAAACACAACCGGAGCGACAGTAGAGAATCAGCCATCATCCTTTGGAAGTGGAGAAATGCCTAAGCTTCAGCAGTTCTCTATTTATCTAGGGCAAGCAAAATCTGACTATCAACAGTCTAGCAATTTGGTAAACGAGCTTGAAAAAATATGGAGTAAAGCTTCGATCAGTACTGAAGAGGGAACATCCAAGCTTTTCATTAAGTTATTTCCAAAACAGCTAGGTGCGATTTCAATTGAAATGCTTCAGAAAGACAGTGAAACGGTTGCGCGAATTGTCGTATCGTCAGCAAAAACAAAAGAGTTATTGGACGCCAACCTTTCAACTTTGCGGCACGGTCTCGCGTCTCAGCATGTATCAATTGATAAAATCGATGTGCTACTGTCAGAACAAGCGATGTCGTATAACAATGAAAACGACCAGCAAAAAGAAAGACAGGAAAAAGAAGCGTTTAAAAAAGAAGAAGATCAAGATTCACAACAATTGGAAGAATCGGATTCCTTTCTATCTTCTTTTGAAGCAGCGCTCATTAACTACAACGTATAG
- a CDS encoding MotE family protein, with translation MANQKELREEYEEEKSYSKSQVFLFLIFIPAVFLILAAYIVLTLLGVNVNDKVSGITHAIPFVSSEQSQKNENIQESNEEIQKQVDSLQKKLSTKEKQIAAYEKTITTKDRQMDELKIEMRDMEEKADDEAKKQKNNQLAKKDVIATYENMSPKNAALIFAELKEDKAVAMLKQFKASTRTAILEKMDPKVAARYTTLLTDQIEE, from the coding sequence ATGGCTAATCAAAAAGAGTTAAGAGAAGAGTACGAAGAAGAAAAGTCTTACAGTAAAAGCCAAGTGTTTTTATTTTTAATCTTTATTCCGGCAGTGTTCCTCATCTTGGCGGCTTATATTGTTCTGACGCTTTTAGGCGTTAATGTAAATGATAAAGTTTCAGGTATTACACACGCCATTCCGTTTGTATCAAGTGAACAGTCGCAAAAAAATGAAAATATTCAAGAAAGCAATGAAGAAATACAAAAGCAGGTTGATAGCCTTCAAAAGAAGTTGAGCACGAAAGAAAAGCAAATCGCAGCTTATGAGAAAACGATCACTACAAAAGATCGTCAAATGGATGAACTAAAAATTGAAATGCGCGATATGGAAGAAAAAGCCGATGATGAAGCGAAAAAACAAAAGAACAATCAGCTGGCAAAAAAAGATGTCATTGCTACCTATGAAAACATGTCTCCTAAAAATGCAGCACTTATCTTTGCCGAATTAAAAGAAGACAAAGCGGTCGCGATGCTTAAGCAGTTCAAAGCGAGTACAAGAACAGCAATCTTAGAAAAAATGGATCCAAAAGTAGCTGCACGCTATACGACATTGTTAACAGATCAGATTGAGGAATAA
- the fliJ gene encoding flagellar export protein FliJ: MAYEFRLSKIMAIKSNEKDELLSQYNQSLQQFETAGEKLYKKLKEKETLIEQHTGKMKQGLSILEITSFQQFLTSAERVIERLQQEVMFARQQMNLKKLKLEEKNIEVKKYEKLKKRDYDSYITAEKQLEAKQMDELSLQQYMLHRN, translated from the coding sequence ATGGCATATGAATTTAGGTTATCTAAAATAATGGCAATCAAGTCAAATGAAAAAGATGAACTGCTATCTCAATATAATCAATCATTGCAGCAGTTTGAAACAGCGGGTGAAAAGCTTTATAAAAAGTTAAAAGAAAAAGAAACGCTCATTGAACAGCATACGGGCAAAATGAAGCAAGGGCTTTCTATTTTAGAAATTACGTCATTTCAGCAGTTTTTAACAAGTGCCGAACGAGTGATTGAGAGGCTGCAACAAGAGGTCATGTTTGCAAGACAGCAAATGAACTTAAAGAAACTGAAGCTAGAAGAAAAGAACATAGAAGTAAAGAAGTATGAAAAGTTAAAAAAGAGAGACTACGATTCTTATATAACCGCGGAAAAACAGTTAGAAGCGAAGCAAATGGATGAGCTGTCGCTACAGCAGTATATGCTGCATAGGAATTAG